In Erythrolamprus reginae isolate rEryReg1 chromosome 9, rEryReg1.hap1, whole genome shotgun sequence, the genomic window agctgttgcctctttaatgctgaaagtacctagccaattggtcccttcgctgtgtagctcttctctgtcgcagatcaattatggcttgtgcattttcctctaaggaatccaggctgcttgctggggagagctccctctggggggactctggctgtcctccctcttcttcagcctgggattcctcctcctcgtctgcctgcacctcctgttcctcatcctctccctctaaGCTGGAAactgacagaagatcagccgttccctgaggggcctcagacggaaccacaacaccacccGTGGGGCAACACCCATTactggttcagagaaccggtaaataccacctctggctggttccAGAGTGGGGAGGCAACAGGGAATTTGCAAATCCTTCTgctaccatgcccaccaaaccacaccacgcccaccaggccacgcccacagaactggaagttaaaaaaaatggatttcactgcTGGGGGCTGGGGGCATAGAAAGGCGGAGGGCTCCCAACCTGAAGGGGGTGTGTCCTTTCTTGTGAGTTGTTTCTGAACTCTTCATTCCCATTCGGGTTTACAGAGCAAAATCATCCCGGGTGATCAGTTACGAGGAGTTCAAGCGAGCCTTGGAAGAACTGGCACCAAAGCGGTTTAAGGATAAAAGCAGCGAGGAGGCTTTCAACTCCATCTGTGAACTGATAGCAGGCAAAGAACCCGCCAACCTGGGCATTACAGTGAGTGTTGCTcctgggagagggaaggagggtgggagagagggtgggagagggagggagagagagggaggaaggtggggggagggagatggaggatggggagggagagagagggtagaggaggggagagggagggagggtgccaaagcccactgcaacaacatcaccaagaaggcttcaagagttgttaatctaatcctacgtagcttccactctggcaatctcacactacttaccagagctcataaaacattcgccagacccatcctaaaatatagctcatctgtttggaacccatacgacatttctgacattaatacccttgaaaatgtccagagatacttcatcagaagagcccttcactcctctacccgtaacagaacaccctatgaaactagacttacaatcctgggtctagaaagcttagaactaagatgcctcaaacatgatctaagtattgcccacaagatcataatctgcaacgtcctgccagtctacttcagcttcaaccacaacaacacaagagcccacaacagatacaagcttaatattaaccgctccaaacttgactgtaaaaaaatatgactttagtaatcgagttgtcgaagcgtggaattcactaccggactctgtagtatcattcctGAACCCCCAATaggagaaaaagatataggtatagaagagaagatataggggatataggagagactataggacaggggacggaaggcacgctggtgcacttatgcacaccccttactgacctcttaggaatcgggagaggtcaatagtggattattattattattaaacagcatgaacaatccaattaataaaaacaactaaaaaacccttatcataaaaaaccaaacatacacacaaacaaacataccatgcataacttgtaatagcctaggggggaaaggataacttaactcgcccttgcctggcgacaaaggtgggtcttaagtaatttgcgaaagacaaggagggtgggggccgttctaatctctggggggagttggttccagagggccggggccaccacagagaaggctcttcccctgcggcccgccaaatgacattgtttggtcgacgggacccggagaaggccaactctgtgggaccttatcggccactgggattcgtgcagtagaaggcggttccggatgtattctggcccaatgccatgtagggatttaaaggtcattgccaacactttgaattgtgaccggaaaccgatcggcagtctaaaggtaaagttttgggggttaggagatgatactacagagtcaggtagtgagttccatgcatcagctactcagttactaaaattATTACTGTGTAAGATGGATCCTGAGGCTCCGCCTTGTCTTTGTGATTTCCAGAAAGCCAAGAGCGTAGGGGCTGTGGAGAGGCTGACGGACACGTCCAAGTACACTGGATCCCACAAGGAACGCTTCGACGAGACTGGGAAGGGCAAAGGGAAGAGCGGACGGGAGTACATCGTCGACAACAGCGGCTACGTAGCGTCCTACAAGAACGCTGGCACCTACGACGCCAAAGTGAAGAAATAAGGGCCGCTGATGCGGCCTGTGCCAAGAAGGGGGGCACCCCAGTGACATACCCCTTGTATTGGGAGGGTGGGgcgttttttcccccctctgggCCCGCTCCCGGGTTCTGAATTGCAAAACGGAAGGGTTGCTGCTGTTCTCCATCTTGGCCTGGCCTTTTGCTTACCGtatccccccccctcaaaattgCAGCTATAACGCCCCCCCCCTTGTGTCAGATTTCTATCCCGGGCTTCTCCTCACCCTCAACAGCTTCTCAGGCTCCCCACCCACTCGCTCAGGTGAATCTTCAAGACTAAATATGGCTCTTCCTCCGGGGAATCTCGCTTGGGTAGAACTTCTGCTTCTCGTATAGTGGCTGTCCAAGGCACCAGGGTTGCGTGAGGGAAACCAAGTGGCTGCCCTCCCCATAGGTCACCAACCATTGAGAAGGCCTCAACCGCCTTGCCAGCATGCGCCGGTGCTCAAACCCTCTCAGCTAGCCTGTAACCTGCCCTTACCATCTGGGTTGGACTGCAGGTCCCATGGTTCATAGCCAGCGTGGCGCTCTTGCCTGGCatcatgggagttgtagtcccgcACCTCTGAAGTGTGACCGTCCTCTGGCATAATTTCACCGCTTCTGAGCTTTGTAAGTTAAGCTGTATATGAATAAAGCACTACTAAATATATTCCTCAAATTACCAGAATCTGCTGTCTTGTAGATCCTGTTCACTCCACGCATCAGTGGGGGCcgatatgtctctctctctgtgttgctgAAGCATGCTTGGTTATACACTGAACCGTGGTTTGTTCTACCATGTTTATACAATGGGTTCCTGCTGGCTGGGataagggaatacagtggtacctctacttacgaacttaattcgttccgtgaccaggttcttaagtagaaaagtttgtaagtagaagcaattttccccataggaatcaatgtaaacgcaaataatgcgtgcaaagccattaggaaagaaataaaagctcggaatttgggagggaggaggaggaggaagaagaggaggaggacagtcactgcccagagtgaagggagcatttcttttctctgggtgctggcagaggtttgttccatctccaagcacccagagaaaggaaaatgctttattaCCTCTGGGGTGCCAAAGCCCCCTTAAGCACCACcagaaggctcctctggcagcccagaaaagcccaaaatggccaggattaaagggggaatggcaggaaactggccgggccttcgtgccactctcaaatttcctgggaaatttttctgggctcgggttcttaagtagaaaatggttcttgagaagaggcaaaaaaaatcttgaacacccggttcttatctagaaaagttcttaagtagaggcattcttagttggaggtaccactgtacagtggcacctctacttatgaacttaattagttctgtgaccaggttcttaagtagaaaagtttgtaaaaagaagcaatttttcccataggaatcaatgtaaaagcaaataatgtgtgagattggggaaaccacaaggagggtggaggccctgtttcctcccaggagattcgtagagaggccccacagaggcttctccctgccttttcctgccctgtttcctcccaggagatttctagagaggccccacagaggcttctctctgccttttcctgcccggtttcctcccaggagatttctagagaggccccacagaggcttctccctgccttttcctgcccggtttcctcccaggagatttctagagaggccccacagaggcttctccctgccttttcctgccctgtttcctcccaggagatttctagagaggccccacagaggcttctccctgccttttcctgcccggtttcctcccaggagatttctagagaggccccacagaggcttctccctgccttttcctgccctgtttcctcccaggagatttctagagaggccccacagaggcttctccctgccttttcctgccctgtttcatcccaggagatttctagagaggccccacagaggcttctctctgccttttcctgcccggtttcctcccaggagatttctagagaggccccacagaggcttctccctgccttttcctgcccggtttcctcccaggagatttctagagaggccccacagaggcttctccctgccttttcctgcccggtttcctcccaggagatttctagagaggccccacagaggcttctccctgccttttcctgccctgtttcctcccaggagatttctagagaggccccacagaggcttctccctgccttttcctgcccggtttcctcccaggagatttctagagaggccccacagaggcttctccctgccttttcctgccctgtttcctcccaggagatttctagagaggccccacagaggcttctccctgccttttcctgccctgtttcatcccaggagatttctagagaggccccacagaggcttctctctgccttttcctgcccggtttcctcccaggagatttctagagaggccccacagaggcttctccctgccttttcctgcccggtttcctcccaggagatttctagagaggccccacagaggcttctccctgccttttcctgcccggtttcctcccaggagatttctagagaggtcccacagaggcttctccctgccttttcctgcccggtttcctcccaggagatttctagagaggccccacagaggcttctccctgccttttcctgccctgtttcctcccaggagattcctagagaggccccacagaggcttctccctgccttttcctgccctgtttcctcccaggagatttctagagaggccccacagaggcttctccccgccttttctggccctggattttgcagcaaccttcccctggagtggggagggaatggagattgtgcagtatccttcccctgccatgcctaccaagctaCCCCAACAAGCCACGGCACAAGCACCAAACCACGtccacagaatcagtagtaaaaaaacTTTGAACCCCACCCCTGGGCTAAGTGTATTGAGGGAAGGCAGCTAAAGGAGGATGGCAAGAAGTTGTGACTCTAACATGAGAACCAGGCCAAGGCAACTTCACAGAAAGGGCCAGAGTCTTatcaaactaaattattaattttgtatgccggagaggggcggcatacaaatccaaatgataaataataaaataaataaataaatataagaaatagCCAAATTATTCCTCTCCATCTCGTAGTATAGCCACCTAGATGGGCAAATGGCACCACCCGTGTAACGATGTCGTTCTACAAATGGCACAATAGGCTTGTGTAGTTAGGTCAGgtagtatttgccggttctccgaactactcaaaatttaccCCTGCGTATTTGGCTGGTTTTCTTGCTTAGCTGCATGCGTTCTAGATTTAAGGGCTTCTTATTCTACATGGATTTTACATTTGTGTGGGTTGGCTTTAAGTTGCAATACTTGCCGTGAAACTGCTATATCAACTCAAAAGGGCAGAAGGGAAActggaggacatgatcgaaacatttaaatacgttaaaaggttaaataaggttcaggagggaagtgtttttaataggaaagtgaacccaagaacaaggggacacaatctgacgttagttgggggaaagatcaaaagcaagatgagaaaatattattttactgaaagagtagtaaatacttggaacgaacttccagcaggcgtggttggtaaatccacagtatgaatttaaacctgcctgggataaacataaatccaccctaaaacaaaatacaggaaatagtataaggggagactagatggaccatgatttTCTAAAAGGACAATGTGCGGGCCCTTCActgcatcattcattcattcattcattcattcattcattcattcattcactcactcactcactcactcactcactcatttatttattatttatccaatacacaaatacataggaagaaaataaacacgaaataatatatataaagataaaagtgaaaatagaagagaagatatatgaaaggaagaatatatattattattattattattattattatttattagacgttCAATAATTACATATGATAAATGTACAAGGTGGTGGTGGGGTCCATAGTGCTtagagaagagagggggagaccTCATTTAGCAAGCTTCTCGGTACCAAAACCATAAAAGGAAACTGAATTTACAcccagcaacacacacacaccccaccttAATTCAAGAATTAGTCTTTGGCAATTGTACCTCGGCACGGCTCGTGAATTTTTGCACAAAGTTTCCCAAAGCAAGTTCTTTAAATTGCATGTGAAACAAGGATGATAACCAAGGGACCAATTTTCATGGGTTATTAGAAAGCAGGACAAGCAAGAAGGACTGGTAGACAAGAGCGCCCTCTACTGCCCAATAAACATATGTTATGATTGATATGTCTCGGTTCCCATCATCAACAGAAgataatagaataagagagttggaagggacctcggaagtcttctagtccaaccccctgctcagtcaggaagccctataccattgtccaaactcttcttaaaaatctacagtgttggagcattcacaacttttggatgGTAAGTCATTCCACTGAGTAATAGTTCTAAGGATCAgaaaacttctccttagttctaaattgcttctctccttgtttaatttccacccgttgcttcttgtttgaccctcaggtgctttggagaataggctgactccttctttgtggcaacccctgagatattggaacactgctatcatgtctcccctggtcgttcttttctttaaactagctatgcccagttcctgcaaccgttcttcatatgttctagCCTCCAGTCCTttaaccatctttgttgctcttctcttaagagcctcggtggtgcagtggttagagtgcagtactgcaaactacttctgttgatcaaccggctgccagcagtttggcagatcgaatctcagtaggctcaagattgagtTTGCCTTCCATCTttacaaggtcggtaaaatgaggacccggattgttgggagcaataggttTACtttcttagagagggttgtaaagcactgtgaagtggtatataagtctgaatgctattgctaatgctactcattctttttagagtctcaaaaTCTTTTCTATGATGTGGTGACCAATGTATTCCAAGTATTCCAATGTATTCCAGTATTCCAAGCGTGgtcttaccaagacattataaagccGTACTAACATTTCACGTGATTTTAATTCTTTCCCTCTGTTAAAGCAGCCTAGATGCTATCTAGAGGTGATTGTGGCAGCTTTCCTACTGCAAAAACACTGTTAGAAAGGGCTcagtttaactttttttttttttttaggatacCCCTGTTTCTCATTTTTATGATCtaggccagtggtccccaaactacggcccgtgggccacatgcggcccactgaggccctttatccggcccgccagtgagtggcaagaacacagggaaaagagagagagaaagaaagaaaagggaaagagagggagggaaggagaagtggagagaaatgaaggagggaaggaaggaaggagaaatggagggaacaaggaaggaaggaagaatgaaatgaatggagggacagaggaaggaaggactgttttggcggagggtaattttttaaaaaaattctctcaacatacattcaaacaacacagtgtaccatctaattttccgtgaataaaatgcagtattttgttagtaactaatatcaataatcaaaaaagttgcaaaagtttttttccctaattttgtcatccagttacatacattttcttttaattaaatttcctccttaacgttccttcaaaaagtgcaacaccaattatatttctaacttattagccattatgccaaagtgcttccttctttctttatacatttttcataagccaagagaaccttgtatagccaatcagatgtcaacaaaagaaaattaaaaaccaaacataaacatatataaatttcagacctcccccctctaaatagtacgttcccattttgttttttcctttaaaacaaggtatgtgcagtgtgcatagggatttgttcatagggttttttttacagtccggccctacaacagtccaagggacagtgaactggccccctgtgtaaaaagtttggggacccctgatctaggccTACAGGGTGTGCAGTTAATAGTTCTAGcctaggggtccccaaacttggcaactttaaaatttgtgacttcaactcccagaattctcctgcctaggaaagcccacaagtcttaaagttgccaagtttgaagacctctgttttagacAAATAAATTTGGGGAAAGAGAATCTCACCTTCTAACACGTCTCTTCTATGCAAGATGAGCATGTTGAGCTTCTGGGAAGACTCAAGAAACCAGGTAAAACAAATACAGAACCAGGAAGAAAATACAAGTAGCCCTCGAATTATCAACAATTCGCTTACTGACATTTGAAGTTCCATGATTGGGGAAACTACTTATAACTGAACTGAAAGCAGTTGTTAGGTGATCTTTTTCCTCACCAGGAGGTAGCGCCAGAGATCtgtcattcatttgatttctttaAGTTCATAGAAGATGCTTTAgaaaaaatatacactgctcaaaaaaataaagggaacactcaaaaaacacatcctagatctgaatgaatgaaatattctcattgaatatttcattcattcagatctaggatgtggatGATCTAGGATAGTTGCTGAGTTGTTATCCTACATTTATGATAGCTTTTGGTTTAGGGTTAgaccaaatacactgctcaaaaaaataaaaggaacacttaaacaacagaatatagttccaagtaaatcaaacttctgtgaaatcaaactgtccacttaggaagcaatactgattgacaattaatttcacatgctgttgtgcaaacgaAATAGTTGtgcgaatgaaatattctcattgagagggatagatgataggtaggtaagtaggtaggtaggtaggtaggtaggtagatggatggatggatagatcgatagatgataggtaggtaggtaggtaggtaggtaggtaggtagatagatagatagatagatagatagatagatagatagatagatagatagatagatagatagatagatagacagacagacagatagatgggcgggcgggcaggcaggcaggcaggcagatagatagatagatagatagataggcaggtagacagacagacagacagacagacagactagacagacagacagacagatagacagatgataggtaggtgggtgggtgggtagatagatggtaactaagtaggtaggtagatagatggatggctggatggatggatagatagatagatgataggtaggtaggtagatagatagataggcaggtaggtaggtaggtaggtaggtggatggatggatggatggatggatggatggaaggatgcatGGATGGACGCATGGACGCacggacagacagacggacagacagacggacagacagacagacagatgataggtaagtgggtgggtggataaatgataattaggtaggtaggtattttctaccgattctgtgtacccgtaggaacccatcactgacaTACACTGACCTTTTCTATGCAAAAGGAAAATACCAAGATGACAACAGTACCTTCTTATTCCCTTTTTCATTTTGTGAATATATTTCGATAAGGGCAAAAGGCGTCACTGAGGTTTGAGCGTGAACACTTCCAACAGTCTTCTCAAGGAGGTGAA contains:
- the TPPP3 gene encoding tubulin polymerization-promoting protein family member 3; amino-acid sequence: MAESADMESLQDSFRKFAIYGDTKATGQEMNGKNWAKLCKDCKVIDGKGVTGTEVDIVFSKVKAKSSRVISYEEFKRALEELAPKRFKDKSSEEAFNSICELIAGKEPANLGITKAKSVGAVERLTDTSKYTGSHKERFDETGKGKGKSGREYIVDNSGYVASYKNAGTYDAKVKK